Below is a genomic region from Echinicola rosea.
GGATGTCCTTTGGCCAAAGAAAAAAATTCTTGATAGCTTTTGCCATTGCTTCGGACTGCAAACTTCTGCTACTGGATGAGCCTACCAATGGCCTGGACATTCCTTCCAAAAGCCTCTTCCGGAAAATTGTCACAGCCAATATCGAGGATGATCAAACGGTCATCATCAGCACGCATCAAGTGAAGGATGTCGAAAACCTCATTGACAGGGCAGTCATTGTCAACCACGGAAAGGTAATCTTCGATGAGGAAATGCTCTCCCTTAGTGACCAATGGTATTTTGGTTTTGGTTCACAAGCGGATGAACACAGCGTATATGTAGAGAAAAGCATGGGAGGCTATCACTATATCGCTCCGCTTAAAGCTGACCAACAGCCATCACAGATCTCATTGGAAATACTTTTCAATGCGGTAATCATCAACCGTCTCCACACGCCAAAACCCGTAAACGCCTAAAGCCATGAAAAAAGAAAATGAATTCTTCAGTTTAAGGAGATTTTCCCAACTGCTTAAATATGATTTTAACAATAACCGGCTTTATTATATTGCCACTGTTCCCATTGCCATGCTTATCATGGCGCTTCTCTTCTGGTATGTCTTCCCTGATTTACCAAAATCTACTGACGCTTTATACGCTTCACCAGGTTGGAGAAGCAAGAATTATATCCCCATGTTATTTTTAGGATATATTATCTTCGGAATATTTATTGTCGGTAAAAGTTTTCCTTCGTTTCGCAATAGCGGTTCGGTAACGAGTTTCCTAACCCTTCCTGCCTCCACTTTTGAAAAATATTTGGTGCAGTGGATAATAAGGATTGCCTTATTCTTGGTACTTTACCCGTTGATCTTCCAAATTACCGCCAATGTCACTGCTGACCTTTATTTGGAAAATTATAAATCATTCCTTTTATCCAATAACCTCCCCATGGACAAGCTTCCGGGAATTGATAAATTCAGGTTCTTTGACCTTTTTGGAGATGCCAATGAAGCTACGATTGGAAGGATCAGCATCATCTGTATGGGAGTATTGGGAGCCTCTTTACTGTTTCTCGGCAGCACCATTTTTAAAAAGTGGAACCTGTTCTTTGGGCCACTTTCTATACTTGTAATGATCTTTTTTATATATGCATACTTGTGTATCGTATCCTATTTTATCGTACCTGAACAGTCAGATTTTTGGGTAATCGGCTTTAAGGGAAACCAGCCTGCGTACTTTGATGAGGAGATTCCTTTGATAGGACTCAGTGCCCTAA
It encodes:
- a CDS encoding ABC transporter ATP-binding protein: MILLNQMSFAYRKQAPLFDQMDWEVQPGQVIGLLGKNGAGKSTLMGLLAGLLKPTSGDIQVNGYRPFGRSPLFLQELILLPEENFLPEKNTMQRYIGSLAAFYPRFDRAKMNQLQKDFDLPYDQKLGRMSFGQRKKFLIAFAIASDCKLLLLDEPTNGLDIPSKSLFRKIVTANIEDDQTVIISTHQVKDVENLIDRAVIVNHGKVIFDEEMLSLSDQWYFGFGSQADEHSVYVEKSMGGYHYIAPLKADQQPSQISLEILFNAVIINRLHTPKPVNA